Genomic window (Dolosigranulum savutiense):
TGTGCCGGTCTTTATTGGAATGTACTTGCTTGGACCGATAAGTGGAGTGATTATTGCTTTCTTCCGCTCGGCTCTGCAGTATGCAGCAACTGGAGGAAATATGGGATATCCAATCGGGTCAACAGCTGCTTTTGTAGCATCACTTGCGTATACCCTTCCGATTTACTATATTATTCGACACAAACCACTTCAAATGAGTCGAAATATTCTAGCAGGTGTAACGGGAACAATTTCTTTAACGATTATTTTATCTCTATTAAATTATACCTTTGTCCTTCCAGCCTATTTATCAGTAATGGGATTTGATGTGGGAGACATGTTTGGCACGATGTATAATTACTTTATTACAGCGCTTATTCCATTCAACTTTATTAAAGGCG
Coding sequences:
- a CDS encoding ECF transporter S component; the protein is MENGKTKRLVTIAMLSAIAFLIAFLEIPILGHAPFLKIDFSDVPVFIGMYLLGPISGVIIAFFRSALQYAATGGNMGYPIGSTAAFVASLAYTLPIYYIIRHKPLQMSRNILAGVTGTISLTIILSLLNYTFVLPAYLSVMGFDVGDMFGTMYNYFITALIPFNFIKGAVISIITFTVLYKMKAWLDRTKKRLNTDEEATITHHEQFQ